AGGCTAGGTAATATTCTTAGGGTCTCATTTTGATGACAACACTGTAAAAATGGGTTCTGACTAGAGGGAGTAAAGCTACGACCGGAAGGGATTTTTTCgtaacaggttaggagaatttgcgcagcaggttaggatcattaatgtggcaggttaggagacttaggttacggttaggaaaagggttaaggttagctaaaatgctctcctaacctgctacgaaaaaccTCTTCCTGTCGTAGTTGGACTCCCTCAAATCAGAACCACAGAAATGGAGTTAAAGATGGAGTCAACTGGGGCACTGATTTCATGACCAAACCCTGTTTGCACtgcagtgctgtgtgtgttagttagggcttcctccccttcctctgcaATGATCTGTAAACATAGGATAGGTGGAAGCAGTGTGTTGGATGTCTCCCAGGAATTTGCATTAATGCAGCAtcagtatgtgggtgtgtgtatgcatgtgtatattgtatgtatgtgtgtgcatgcacttgtgtgtgtgtgtgcttatgcaAACGTGTGTGAATAGGAGGCGTGTATGCCAGCTTTGCTGCGTGTGTATCTGGGTCATCCTACAGATAATGTGCAAATTGAGTCCTTAAAGGAATACCGCTTTGAAATGGAGCCAGTCTGAATTTGACGAATGTGAATGTGGCTACTGGTCTGTCTGTTAGTTATCTAGCTATAGGCATCAGATTTTTATAATCGTTGGTGAGTCAGAAAAGGATGTTTCCAGTATCCTTGTAAACATCCAACCTTTCAGTGTGTTTATATAAGACAGACGCTTCCCTTTTACTGCATGATGGAGCTTCTCCTTTTGGAATATTTCAatgggttattattattattatttaatttcaaTTTGTTGTAGTTTTAGAATTGAATGATCCGTCAGAATTATATTTTGATTGCAGGAATTCCTCATTATATTAAACatttaattttttacatttcagGAAAGGAAAGATATTTAATTATGATTTTCAGCCACTTCCTCCATCCTGTACTGTTACGTTCCCCCATGTAAGTCTCTTATCTGTGGAATGACCCGTTTCTGTCTGTAGGGATCGTCCAGTGGTGGATGAATGCAGGTATTAAAGCACTTGTCCCACAGAGGGGGCCAGACAGGGCCTACGGTAGGATGAGGTATCCATCTCCTGTATTCGTGCTTTATCTGCCAGAATAGTCTGATATTCAGCCAGGCTAGCAGTGGTTGGCTTTGATACACTAGCAATGATGTTTGTATTGTTTTGAATAGGaggtatatatattttacattgtataaatataaaatatatgtatttCATTTTGCAGTCTTGATTTAGCTTGTTTTATTAGGATGGATGAGTCCTATGAATGTTCATATCTATTACAATGTACACGCTATATCCATCTGGTGCATTGTTTATCATCCTCCGGTATTTTAGAGGGCTGATTCACCTTGGATGTCTAGTCGATAAACATCTATGTCTGACTCACCTTGTGTGTCTTGTCTAGCAGATAAACATCTGTGTTTACGATGACGGTCTGTGTGTTGGAGTAGAGTCAGTATCTATTCTGACACTTCCTCGTCTCCTTGCGTCAAAACACTGTTGGCCCACAGCGCCTGACagacagactctgtgtgtgtgtgtggacttctCACGTTTGGAGAAAAACAACTGTTTCTCCGTCTGTGCTTCTCTATTTCACATTCATGTTTACATGCCCCTGGCGCCTGTCCCTGGGAAACAACATCACAGTCattctctgtcactgtctgtcagtgCCAGACCAACTAATACATCATACATCACTCACTGCTACTGTACATTACCATAACCTCTGACTAACTGACTCAGCCACTCAGAGGTGGACAGGTGGACAGGTAGACAGGTGGAGAGCTTGAGAGGTAGATCTCACTATAAATCTGTGGTCATAATATACAGGTTTCCTGTAACGCACAAGTGTTGCAGACAGAATAGCATTAAGGTTGATAGGAGAGTCTTCTGTATGTgtttgtacttgtgtgtgtgtttggttttactataCTTGTGGTGACCAGAAGTCAAACAAGGAAAAACGTTATTTTAGgctaaggtttagggttagggtttgaggACGAGATAATAtatataaagacagagagagagaggaagaggaagagcagCAGAGGATGAGAGAATAtatataaagacagagagagagagaggaagagcagcagCGGATGAGAGAATAtatataaagacagagagagaggaagagcagcagAGGACGAGAGAATAtatataaagacagagagagagaggaagagcagcagCGGACGAGAGAATAtatataaagacagagagagagaggaagaggagcagaGGACGAGAGAATAtatataaagacagagagagagagagagaggaagagcagcagAGGACGAGAGAATAtatataaagacagagagagagaggaagagcagcagAGGACGAGAGAATAtatataaagacagagagagagaggaagaggacagcAGAGGACGAGAGAATAtatataaagacagagagagagaggaagaggaagagcagCAGAGGATGAGAGAATAtatataaagacagagagagaggaagagcagcagAGGACGAGAGAATAtatataaagacagagagagaggaagagcagcagAGGACGAGAGAATAtatataaagacagagagagaagaagagtgtcTATCTAATGCAGTATTAACCAAGCCCCTGTGATCCTCTCTATTTTCCTTCTTTCATCTCGttcacctccctctccatctgtctccctctttctctttgttctcacccctccctccatcttcccacTCTATCACTCcctatctctccttccccctctttctcatgctctctcgctctctccttctcttctcttcctccctacAAATGTCTtgctttctctccttcccctccaccTGCccactctttctatctctccttctccctctcttccatcccccctctctctcttctctctcatggCACCATATGTGCTGTGGATATGCTGTGGATGTGCTGTGGATGTGCTGTGGATGTGCTGTGGATATGCTGTGGATGTGCTGTGGATATGCTGTGGATGTGCTGTGGATGTGCTGTGGATGTGGGACTGTGTAGAGCAGTGAGCAGTGTTTTTCATGGTGCTGCCGCTACATAGCAGATAAAATAGGTCTTCATGCCTAGGAGGACAGAGGGGATGGATGCACAGGGACCAgcaatatactgtgtgtgtgtgatgttccctctctgtttctcttctcaGAATCTAACTGCACTTACTTCAAATTCTTCACCAATGGAGACAACGCTGTCATATTTAAGAAGACGACCCACAAGAGTAAGTCAGCATCTTAAGTCtcgcctcctccttctctccctcttcctctctccctctctttctctccctctacccctctctctctttctcacagtgCTGTATTTATCCCCTGTGATGTCACTCTCAGATGCACAATACTCACTGAGGTGTAACTCTGccctccctcattctcccctgTCTACCTCTCCAACACCTCTTCACTCTTTCTCTAACCACTTCTCCCTCTATTcacttcctctccatccctctctcctcctcctctcattctgtcccccccctctctcttccccctcccctctctctcccagacctGAACATAGCGGCTGCTATCCTAGCAATGATAGCTCTGTCTATGATGGTGATGGGAGCTATCTGTATCACCATGTCCCTCAGTAAAGGAGTGCCCTTCTTCCTCAAGCCTGCCTCCTTCTGCTTCATCCTATCAGGTAAGGGGAAGTAGACTACAAAGAGAGCAGCCACTATTCTGGGTGTAGACTTAGACCTCCTTGtagggaaataaacaatcaaaaatgtacagtaaacattatactCGCAAAAGTTCCAACAGAATAAAGACatctcaaatgtcatattatgtctatatacagtcgtggccaaatgttttgagaatgacacaaatattaattttcacaaagtctactgcctcagtgtctttagatatttttgtcagatgttactatggaatactaaagtataattacaagcatttcttaAGTGtccaaggcttttattgacaattacatgaagttgatgtaaagagtcaatatttgcagtgttgacccttctttttcaagacctctgcaatccgccctggcatgctgtcaattaacttctgggccacatcctgactgatggcagcccattcttgcataatcaatgcttggagtttgtcagaatttgtgggtttttgtttgtccacccgcctcttgaggattgaccacaagttctcaatgggattaaggtctggggagtttcctggccatggacccaaaatatcgatgttttgttccccgagccacttagttatcacttttgccttatggcaaggtgctccatcatgctggaaaatgcattgtttgtcaccaaactgttcctggatggttgggagaagttgctctcggaaaagatgtgttggtaccattctttattcatggctgtgttcttaggcaaaattgtgagtgagcccactcccttggctgagaagaaacaccacacatgaatggtctcatgatgctttactgttggcatgacacaggacaaatggtagcgctcaccttgtcttctctggacaagcttttttccaggtgccccaaacaatcagaaaggggattcatcagagaaaatgactttaccccagtcctcagcagtccaatccctgtaccttttgcagaatatcagtctgagaatcactgacatgatgtcaactggtccttttgtggcagggctgaaatgcagtggaaatgtttttgggggattcagttcatttgcatggcaaagagggactttgcaattaattgcaattcatctgatcacccttcataacattctggagtatatgcaaattgccatcaaatTGCCAGCagtagactttgtgaaaatgtatatttgtgtcattctcaaaacttttggccacgactgtacagtattGTAATTATGTGAAGTACAACATGGAAAATGAATACACATAAATATAagttgtatttacaatagtgtttgttcttccctggttgcccttttcttgtggcaacagttcacaaatcttgctgctgtgattgctcACTGTGGTATTTCCCGCAATAGATATGTGAGTTGGATTTGGATTTGTttatcaaattctttgtgggtctgtgtaatctgagggaaacatGTGTCTCTAAaattgtcatacatttggcaggtcaggaagtgcagcttagtttccacctcattttgtaggcagtgtgcacatagtctgtcttctcttcagagctaggtctgcctacggcgccctttctcaatagcaaggctatgctcactgagtctgtacatagtcaaagatttccttaattttgggtcagtcacggtggtcaggtattctgccactgtgtactctctgttttgtgccaaatagcattgaagtttgctcagtttttttgtaaattctttccaatgtgtcaagtaattatctttttgttttctcatgatttggttggggacagaagcaccagatcatcagcaaacagtagacatttgacttcagattctagtagggtgaggccgggtgctgcagactgttctcgtCAATTCGTTgatgtatatgttgaagagggttggGCTTAagatgcatccctgtctcaccccccagccctgtggaaagaaatgtgtgttttttgccaattttaactgcacatttgttgtttgtgtacatggattttatcatgttgtatgtttttccgtcaacaccactttccatgaaCTTgtataggtctctctctctctcactctttctcccctCACACCTCCTCTCCGTCTCACCTTCCTACTtcctctccccccgtctccctccacatacaccctccctccctccctccctccctccctccctccctccctccctccctccctccctccctccctccctccctccctccctccctccctccctcaggtctactggtcctgctgtctataCTGGTGTTTCACCAGTCAGTGCTGGCCCTGTTGTCATCTGACCACTCCATACCGCTCCACCACGAGCTCTCCTGGTCCGTGGCCTGTGTGGGCTTCGCTGGGGCCATCCTCATCATGGGGGGGATCCTTTtcctgatcctctccctcccctacagCCCATGGGAGAAATGTCTGCCTAAACGCAACAGCAGCACTACCTAGCACATGGGAGGCCCAAAAGAGGCCCAAAAGCTGTGGGAAAAAATGTAGTTTCATATCAGGATCGCAAtcaaactccagtcctcgagtgaTGCACTGTCTGCTGGCTTTAGTTGTCAGGTATAAATCAGACACTGATTAGAACAACTACAACCAGTAGACACTGATGCCATCCAGGAGTTGAGTTGGTAACATGTAGGTCACTACCGTTGCTAAGGGAGGAGATACTTTATTGTTTCCAGGAAGTGGCACAGCCATCCCTGCTACATGAAATGCCTTGCAGGTTATCACTATTAATCTATTATGAATAATTATGACGCCTTACACTTAATACCTAGAAATAATATATTATCTATTTATTATCTACACCTTGTCCACATGAATGAATGCTGTTTTTACATAAGAATGTGTGAATGATTTAATGTATGTATGGAAGATAAAGATTTATATTTGACAGTGTATTGTATAGACTCACTTTACAAGCACAGCTctgtatataaaatatatgtgtttatattttatttataccTGCACACTGTAGCCTTTTGTTCAAGCTTAGGAGGGTGTATTTAGTTTTTAGCTTATTCAAACCCTTTTTTCATCACGTGTTTTATTTGTCATAATAAAGCCCACCTTGTCTTTCTCTACCTACATGTTTGTTTGGGGAAATGCACATTGTGCCTAAATGGTCCTATGATCATAAGTATGTCTCACTGGGTTTGCTTTTGAAATAAATAGATTTGACATAAGAAACGCTTTCCTACTTTGTCTTGTCTACGAGTCCTTTTCTCCCTTCTAACTTAAATGCAACCCATTTTTTAACCCTTACCAACAGATGTACCAACCCTGTccaaatctctctgtctctctctctaaaattaGTACATTTCTCATCCCAGTTGCACTGCAGCGGTTGAGAAACCTTATCCATGAATGTGAACTATGTACCTCACCCCCACCCTACCCTCACCCTTACCCCCACGTGCACCTGCACCCCCACCTCTCCCAACCCCactttctctcctgtctctagGGGAGCACCTCTTCCCAAGCCTCCCACCTCTGTTGCCCTCACCCCATTGGCCCAGAGGTGGTGTACTAGGTCAGAAGGGTCCTAGAACCTCCTTCCATGTCTGTTCCTTTCCTTTTGGACACCCTCTACCCTAATTGTCCAAGGGGGGTACAGAGACCaccaacacacatacactctaGCCCTCCAGTGAGCAGAAACTGAAACCAGTGCTGACACATTACACGGTGTTCAGAAAGTATATATAGCTGTTTAATGGTTCTGCACAGCCTCTTTGACGAGAGCAATAGAAGCAGTGCTGGCTTGTACCAGGTGTACACCTCAGAGTGTACACCTCACACCTCAGAGtgtgatattttggagattttgtCCGACAAATGTAGTATTACCACCTCTTTCCAGGCtggatcacaaccggccgtgattgggagtcccatagggcggcgcacaattggtcccagcatcgtccgggtttggctggtgtaggctgccattgtaaataagaatttgttcttaactgacttgcctagttaaataaacattaaataaataataataataataataataataataaaaattcctggttaaataaagtaaataaatcAAATATTGTGGTCATATTCATTAACAGGATAGTGCAAATAAATATTTTCCTACCTTAGGTCTAAAGTTGTGTcaagcctctctctgtctgtcattccCACCAACTCTCACTTttctattttttctctctctgtcattccctccatctctctctctctccatcccttgaTCATCTCATTACTGTCATTCCTTTAAAGAAAAAAATCATCAGTCTGTAAATCGGTctgttattgttttttttataaactTCGTGCAATACAGTGTTTGAGTTTATCACACATTTAGATAAACCATAATCATTTTGTCTAGATATATCTATTCTCAACTACATAGTATTCATATTGCCCACATAAATGCTATctgtgtgcagttttgtcacattattcttttttctctcaaatgaaATAAAATGAAGAAACTAAAATCAAAAAGAATGGTGGTTTCATTTCCTTTCCCCAGTCTGTAATGTAGCGGGGTGTCCAATAGTGTCCATCCCAGTTCTGCCATCACTCCAGACAATAAATGAGGTGCAGGAGAGTGTTTACACATGTATACATTCTCATCAACATAAACAGAAGGGGTCAAAGTTCAAGGGTCACGTGGGAAGCACAGTGAGAGTTTTTTCTTTGGGGGTGGGGTTTGGATGTTCATCTCCATAGTGATTCTGTCATGGGTCATGTGACAGAGGAGAAGACATGCCCAAAACGGGCAGGGCAGGGTGGGGCCAAGCTAGGGTGGGGCGGGGCAGGGCAGGGTGGGGAGAGGCAGCGCACCCCATGAGAACTGGGGGGTAGCCTGTACCCATACAGAGGATCAAAAACAcatcaccctcccctccccttcccaaaATACACACCCTGTTTTCATACCAGAGGTCCTAAAGAAAGTATCTATAGAATTTGCAAATATAGGTATGCGTTAATTACAATGTACATGTTTAATTTCAAAAGTTTTCTCTATAGTGTATTTTAACCCCCCACCTCCGTCCCCACATTTATTTAATTGACATTTTTCATTGTCAATTTCAGTTTAATAATGGATGGATAGCATCTGTTGTGTCTGTTCTAGAGAATAAATTTGGGTCTCTTGCTTGTAGAAAATAATGAATAAatgtttctcttcttctctccaggTGACGAGCTTCACCTGTTTTCTCTGTACAAATATATCagtttctcttcttctctcttcaagACAGAGGTTTCTGTTAATGCCCAGAAAACAAACATGTTCAACATGACTACAGCTACGACAACTGCTAACATTGATTCGAATGGAACTCAGACTAACATAGGCCCATAGAAAACAGACTCAGAATAACACTGAAGTTGCTCAGTTGCCTCAGTCACTCACTTATTGTAGCCTTCAGTTACAATATTGGAAGACAATGTACAGTATTCACACAACTTAACTGTGTGTTAGAACCAAGGAGTAGAAAATCAAAATAGATAAATTAACTGAACTTCACCAAAGAACATgttgtaataatagtaataataatacatgatatattattattattattagataaTAATTAAATCATATAAATCATAATACACACTCATCTTCTCATACATTGTATACACTCATGCTTGACACCAATGACACAGTTACACAGCCCACTGATCATACCAGCGTGTCTGTGTTGAAGAAATTCACAGTAAACGTCGTCAGGATCCAAAATCAGAGTGAAAATGATACAAatcatatcatcattctaaaATGATAGCATTGCGAACAGAGCTAGCTCGTAATAACGCTAATAATAATCACAACAACAATTGACGTCAAATATGATCTTGTTAAATCAGCGTTAGTATTGCACTAAAGAAAGTGGATTGTTTAAAATAGTAGCCCAAGATTAATCGCGTTGGAACATTAACAAAATAAATCATTTCTAGTGCGTTAAAATAGTAAAATAGTTTTGTTGTTAAAGTTCATTATTGTTGTAATTATCACGTTGTGTTATTACTTGTTTTCTTTTGTTTCTCAGTGAGATACTGTAGACTAATAACAGTGAAAaagattttctctctctcctctccattccttTATCTCAATACCCTTTAATACTCCTTCATCCCAATccccctctctatatatctctctctctcttccttcctgtgtaccctccctctctccccctcccctcctctctacacgGGTGTTGTCTTCCTGTTGAGCGTATTGGAgttgctctctctatctccctttaGCCTGTCCAGCGTTCccatccctcgttctctctccacCGTGGACGAGGAGAAGGGTGGGGGCCCCGAGCCCACCGAGTTGCCCATGGGTGCGTTGGAGTTGGAGGAATTCTGGGACAGCGAGGGGTTGTGGGACTTCAGAGAGGGCAGCGTGCCGCTCATCatcacaccccctcctccccctcctcccccgtcCTTGGGGAAGCAGTTgtggagctggtagagggtggCGCGGTCCACGGTGCCGTACATGGGGGCAGGCCAGCCAGC
The sequence above is drawn from the Salmo salar chromosome ssa05, Ssal_v3.1, whole genome shotgun sequence genome and encodes:
- the LOC106606119 gene encoding voltage-dependent calcium channel gamma-6 subunit-like, producing MWANYIVQPEEDGRMGVVGAGPHGGLAGLAGVKGVGRATRRTPRMSDSQEGKIKLAFFVAIVGVTLTVLGVGTEFWVELATPKTWSNNQTCQTAHYGLWKGCTRTLWVDDIDPERESCGPADLPGESNCTYFKFFTNGDNAVIFKKTTHKNLNIAAAILAMIALSMMVMGAICITMSLSKGVPFFLKPASFCFILSGLLVLLSILVFHQSVLALLSSDHSIPLHHELSWSVACVGFAGAILIMGGILFLILSLPYSPWEKCLPKRNSSTT